From the genome of Halomonas sp. I5-271120, one region includes:
- the aroK gene encoding shikimate kinase AroK produces the protein MQDDLPNFFLIGPMGAGKSTIGRLLAAELRREFFDSDHEIQARCGADIPWIFDVEGEAGFREREQQVIGELTQYPGVVMATGGGAVMREANRRALRERGTVIYLYTTVEQQLRRTARDRNRPLLQRDDREEVLRTLFTRRDPLYRATADLVVRTDRRGPKAVVGEIVRRVSRQLDPLMSCKA, from the coding sequence ATGCAGGACGATCTCCCCAACTTTTTTCTGATCGGCCCCATGGGGGCCGGTAAAAGCACCATCGGCCGCCTGCTGGCGGCCGAGCTGCGCCGTGAGTTCTTCGATAGCGACCACGAGATTCAGGCACGCTGCGGTGCCGATATCCCCTGGATCTTCGATGTGGAAGGTGAAGCCGGCTTTCGCGAGCGCGAGCAGCAGGTGATCGGCGAGCTGACACAGTACCCCGGCGTGGTCATGGCCACCGGAGGCGGCGCCGTGATGCGGGAAGCCAATCGCCGCGCGCTGCGCGAGCGCGGCACGGTGATCTATCTCTACACGACCGTCGAGCAGCAGCTGAGGCGCACCGCGCGTGACCGCAATCGGCCGCTGTTGCAGCGAGACGATCGCGAAGAGGTGCTGCGCACCCTGTTCACCCGCCGCGACCCGCTGTATCGGGCGACCGCTGATCTGGTGGTGCGCACCGATCGCCGCGGCCCCAAGGCGGTGGTTGGCGAAATCGTGCGCCGCGTGAGTCGCCAGCTCGACCCGCTGATGTCCTGCAAGGCCTGA
- the aroB gene encoding 3-dehydroquinate synthase, whose protein sequence is MPQSAAIRTLSVALDERSYPIHIGPGLLGRPDALTPYLAGRQVMIVTNETVAPLYLEAFKRGLPEDLEVDEVILPDGEHTKTLESVARIWDALLAAGFNRRCTLIALGGGVIGDMTGYAAACYQRGVAFIQVPTTLLSQVDSSVGGKTGVNHPRGKNMIGAFWQPKAVLIDTDTLATLPSRELSAGLAEVIKYGLIRDLEFLAWLEARMDVLRGLDGGALREAIYRSCAIKAEVVAADETEQGARALLNLGHTFGHAIEAHQGYGAWLHGEAVGTGMLMAAELSQRLGWLTQDEVERAAAVIAAAGLPLAAPEDMGVEDFLTVMRLDKKNIDARLRLVLLRSLGDACLHDATPAEMLERLLADFPRR, encoded by the coding sequence ATGCCCCAATCCGCCGCTATTCGCACCCTCAGCGTGGCGCTCGACGAGCGCAGTTACCCAATCCATATCGGCCCCGGCCTGCTGGGTCGCCCCGATGCCCTCACCCCTTATCTCGCCGGTCGCCAGGTGATGATCGTCACCAACGAGACGGTCGCTCCGCTCTATCTCGAGGCCTTTAAGCGGGGGCTGCCCGAGGATCTCGAGGTCGATGAGGTGATACTACCGGACGGTGAACACACCAAGACCCTGGAGTCGGTGGCCCGCATCTGGGATGCCCTGCTGGCCGCCGGCTTCAACCGTCGCTGCACCCTGATTGCCCTGGGGGGCGGCGTGATCGGTGACATGACGGGCTATGCCGCGGCCTGCTATCAGCGCGGCGTCGCCTTCATTCAGGTCCCGACGACGCTGCTCTCTCAGGTCGATTCCTCGGTCGGGGGCAAGACCGGGGTGAACCACCCTCGAGGCAAGAACATGATCGGCGCCTTCTGGCAGCCCAAGGCGGTGCTGATCGATACTGATACTCTCGCTACTCTGCCATCCCGGGAACTCTCGGCGGGGCTCGCCGAGGTGATCAAGTACGGCCTGATTCGCGATCTCGAGTTCCTGGCCTGGCTCGAGGCGCGGATGGATGTGCTGCGCGGCCTTGACGGCGGCGCGCTGCGCGAGGCGATCTATAGAAGCTGCGCCATCAAGGCCGAGGTGGTGGCCGCCGATGAGACCGAGCAGGGCGCCCGAGCGCTGCTCAATTTGGGGCACACCTTCGGCCATGCTATCGAGGCGCACCAGGGCTATGGCGCCTGGCTGCACGGCGAGGCGGTGGGTACCGGCATGTTGATGGCCGCCGAGCTCTCGCAGCGTCTGGGCTGGTTAACCCAGGACGAAGTGGAGAGGGCGGCAGCGGTCATTGCCGCTGCCGGCCTGCCGCTGGCGGCGCCCGAGGACATGGGCGTTGAGGACTTCCTGACCGTGATGCGACTGGACAAGAAGAATATCGACGCCCGGCTTCGTCTGGTGCTGTTGCGAAGCCTCGGTGATGCCTGCCTGCACGATGCGACCCCGGCCGAGATGCTCGAGAGGCTGCTGGCGGACTTCCCCCGTCGCTAG
- the gltB gene encoding glutamate synthase large subunit: protein MRQGLHQPGEFRDNCGFGLIAHMEGQASHDLLKTAIESLTCMTHRGGIAADGKTGDGCGLLLKMPTDFMRAVARESLGVELGEGFAVGSIFLPDDDAREQAAREVLSGELETRGLTVHGWRDVPTDASVCGPMALDCLPRIRQVFITAGDDRLEAELGVDLFMARRRAEEKLAGEPEFYVCSLSSQVVSYKGLMMPVDLPTFYQDLGDERLETAICVFHQRFSTNTAPRWPLAQPFRLLAHNGEINTIEANRGWANSRKENFVNDRLAEIAELDEIVNTSGSDSSSMDNMLEVLMAGGMDIYNAVRMMVPPAWQNVETMDGDLRAFYEYNSMHMEPWDGPAGMVMTDGRHAVCMLDRNGLRPARWVITKNGYITLASEIGTYNYRPEDVVAKGRVGPGQVLGIDTQTGEILHTEDIDNRLKSAYPYRRWLKDEASYLESALTELARFQPMDTDELNVHQKLFQITFEERDQLLRPLAESGQEAVGSMGDDTPMAVLSRHERLLTDHFRQKFAQVTNPPIDPLREAIVMSLETICGAELNVFEATPEHAHRLILTTPVLSPRKFTALVSQDDPAFASQHLSLAYDPETTGLKQAIQLLCRQAEDAARSGKVILVLSDAGLERGQLPIQAALAVGAVHHHLGREALRPRVNLVVETGYARDAHQMAVLFGVGATAVYPYLAYQVMADMHRTGELTGNPADARENYRKGLQKGLYKILSKMGISTLASYRGAQLFEAVGLGSEVMDLCFTHMASRIQGAGFSELQMQQELLARRAWTPRKGIGQGGLVKYVHGKEYHAYNPDVVTTLQQAVQQGDFQKWKKFAALVNERPVATIRDLLTLKPAAEPVPLEEVEAIEDLIPRFDSAGMSLGALSPEAHEALAQAMNEAGGRSNSGEGGEDPARYGTIRSSKIKQIASGRFGVTPAYLVNAEVLQIKVAQGAKPGEGGQLPGGKVNELIARLRYAVPGVTLISPPPHHDIYSIEDLAQLIFDLKQVNPDAQVSVKLVSEPGIGTIATGVAKAYADLITVSGYDGGTAASPLTSIKHAGSPWELGLPEVHQALRINGLRDKIRLQTDGGLKTGLDVVKAAILGAESFGFGTAPMVALGCKYLRICHLNNCATGVATQDQFLRDEHFRGTVDMVKHYFRFIAEEVRELMALLGVRKLTDLIGRTDLLEVLEGQTSAQRKLDLTPLLENDHVPADAPQFCRVSRNVPHDPGAKNLEVLEALRSAIDDKSGGEFDFTITNCDRSVAAMTSGAIAKRYGEAGLEDAPITARFKGVAGQSFGVWNARGLNLYLEGDANDYVGKGMNGGAITIVPPQGSHFESHQTAIIGNTCLYGATGGTLYAAGTAGERFGVRNSGATAVIEGAGDHCCEYMTGGLVTVLGETGVNFGAGMTGGFAYVIDEDRTFVDKYNHELVEIHRINTEAMEAYRRHLREVIEDYVATTGSARGAAILEDFGHFIRHFWLVKPKAASLGSLLAESRRRPE from the coding sequence ATGAGACAAGGTCTCCACCAGCCCGGTGAATTTCGCGACAACTGCGGCTTCGGCCTGATTGCGCATATGGAAGGGCAGGCCAGCCATGACCTGCTGAAGACGGCCATCGAGTCGCTGACCTGCATGACCCACCGTGGCGGCATCGCCGCCGACGGCAAGACCGGCGATGGCTGCGGCCTCCTGCTGAAAATGCCCACCGACTTCATGCGGGCTGTCGCCCGGGAGTCACTGGGCGTCGAACTCGGTGAGGGCTTTGCCGTCGGCAGCATCTTTCTGCCGGATGACGACGCTCGCGAGCAGGCCGCCCGTGAGGTGCTCAGCGGCGAGCTCGAGACCCGTGGCCTGACCGTTCATGGCTGGCGCGACGTGCCTACCGACGCAAGCGTCTGTGGCCCCATGGCGCTGGACTGCCTGCCGCGCATCCGTCAGGTCTTCATCACTGCCGGTGACGATCGCCTCGAGGCTGAGCTGGGCGTTGACCTGTTTATGGCGCGGCGCCGCGCCGAGGAGAAGCTCGCCGGCGAGCCAGAGTTCTATGTCTGCTCGCTTTCCTCCCAGGTGGTGTCCTACAAGGGCCTGATGATGCCGGTGGATCTGCCCACCTTCTATCAGGACCTGGGGGACGAACGCCTCGAGACCGCCATTTGTGTCTTTCACCAGCGTTTCTCGACCAATACCGCACCGCGCTGGCCGCTGGCCCAGCCGTTCCGTCTGCTGGCACACAACGGTGAGATCAACACCATCGAGGCCAACCGTGGCTGGGCGAACTCGCGCAAGGAAAACTTCGTCAACGACCGGCTCGCCGAAATCGCTGAACTCGACGAGATCGTCAATACCTCAGGTTCTGACTCCTCCAGCATGGACAACATGCTAGAGGTGTTGATGGCTGGGGGCATGGACATCTACAACGCCGTGCGCATGATGGTGCCGCCGGCCTGGCAGAACGTGGAAACCATGGACGGCGACCTGCGCGCCTTCTATGAGTACAACTCCATGCACATGGAGCCCTGGGATGGGCCCGCAGGCATGGTGATGACCGACGGTCGTCACGCCGTTTGCATGCTGGATCGCAACGGCCTGCGCCCGGCCCGCTGGGTGATTACCAAGAACGGTTATATCACCCTGGCTTCCGAGATCGGCACCTACAACTATCGGCCCGAAGACGTGGTGGCCAAGGGCCGTGTCGGCCCCGGTCAGGTGCTCGGTATCGACACCCAGACCGGTGAGATCCTGCACACCGAAGATATCGACAACCGCCTTAAGTCGGCCTATCCCTATCGTCGCTGGCTCAAGGACGAGGCCAGCTATCTGGAATCGGCGCTGACCGAGCTGGCCCGCTTCCAGCCCATGGACACCGACGAGCTCAACGTTCACCAGAAGCTCTTCCAGATCACCTTCGAAGAGCGCGATCAACTGCTGCGCCCCCTGGCCGAGAGTGGCCAGGAGGCGGTGGGCTCGATGGGCGATGACACCCCCATGGCGGTGCTGTCGCGCCATGAGCGCCTGCTCACCGATCACTTCCGCCAAAAGTTCGCCCAGGTCACCAACCCGCCCATCGATCCGCTGCGCGAAGCGATCGTGATGTCGCTGGAGACCATCTGCGGCGCCGAGCTCAACGTCTTCGAGGCCACGCCCGAGCACGCACATCGCCTGATCCTGACGACTCCGGTGCTGTCGCCGCGCAAGTTCACCGCGCTGGTCAGCCAGGATGATCCGGCTTTCGCGAGCCAGCATCTGTCCCTGGCCTACGACCCCGAGACCACCGGGCTCAAGCAGGCCATTCAGTTGCTCTGCCGCCAGGCCGAGGACGCCGCCCGCAGCGGCAAGGTGATCCTGGTACTGAGTGACGCCGGCCTCGAGAGGGGCCAGCTACCGATTCAGGCGGCGCTCGCCGTGGGCGCCGTGCATCACCACCTGGGTCGCGAGGCGCTGCGCCCGCGGGTCAACCTGGTCGTCGAGACCGGCTATGCCCGCGACGCCCATCAGATGGCGGTGCTGTTCGGCGTCGGTGCCACGGCGGTTTATCCATATCTCGCCTACCAGGTGATGGCCGACATGCATCGCACCGGCGAGCTGACCGGCAACCCGGCGGACGCCCGCGAGAATTATCGCAAGGGCCTGCAGAAGGGGCTTTACAAGATTCTCTCCAAGATGGGGATCTCGACCCTAGCGTCCTACCGCGGTGCCCAGCTGTTCGAGGCGGTGGGCCTTGGCAGCGAGGTCATGGACCTGTGCTTCACCCACATGGCGTCACGCATTCAGGGCGCCGGCTTCAGCGAGCTGCAGATGCAGCAGGAGCTGCTGGCACGCCGGGCCTGGACCCCACGCAAGGGGATCGGCCAGGGCGGTCTGGTCAAGTATGTCCACGGCAAGGAATACCACGCCTATAATCCCGACGTGGTGACCACCCTGCAGCAGGCGGTGCAGCAGGGTGATTTCCAGAAGTGGAAGAAGTTTGCCGCACTGGTCAACGAGCGCCCGGTGGCCACCATCCGCGACCTGCTGACCTTGAAGCCCGCCGCCGAGCCGGTACCGCTCGAGGAGGTCGAGGCCATCGAGGATTTGATCCCGCGCTTCGACAGCGCCGGGATGTCGCTGGGTGCCCTGTCGCCGGAGGCCCACGAGGCTCTGGCCCAGGCCATGAACGAGGCCGGCGGGCGCTCCAACTCCGGCGAGGGCGGTGAGGATCCGGCGCGCTACGGCACCATCCGCTCATCGAAGATCAAGCAGATCGCCTCAGGACGCTTCGGCGTCACTCCGGCCTACCTGGTCAATGCCGAAGTGCTGCAGATCAAGGTGGCCCAGGGCGCCAAGCCCGGTGAGGGCGGCCAGCTGCCCGGTGGCAAGGTCAACGAGCTGATCGCTCGGCTGCGCTATGCGGTGCCCGGTGTGACCCTGATCTCGCCACCGCCGCACCACGACATCTATTCGATCGAGGATCTGGCCCAACTGATCTTCGATCTCAAGCAGGTCAACCCGGATGCCCAGGTCTCGGTGAAGCTGGTCTCCGAGCCCGGCATCGGCACCATCGCCACGGGCGTGGCCAAGGCCTATGCCGACCTGATCACGGTGTCCGGATACGACGGCGGTACCGCGGCGAGCCCGCTGACCTCGATCAAGCATGCCGGGAGCCCCTGGGAGCTCGGCCTGCCTGAGGTCCATCAGGCGCTGCGCATCAATGGTCTGCGCGACAAGATCCGCCTGCAGACCGACGGTGGTCTGAAGACCGGCCTCGACGTGGTCAAGGCGGCGATTCTCGGCGCCGAGAGCTTCGGCTTCGGCACCGCGCCGATGGTCGCGCTGGGCTGCAAGTACCTGCGTATCTGCCACCTCAACAACTGCGCGACCGGTGTGGCTACCCAGGATCAGTTCCTGCGCGACGAGCATTTCCGCGGCACCGTGGACATGGTCAAGCACTATTTCCGCTTCATTGCCGAAGAAGTGCGCGAGCTGATGGCGCTGCTCGGGGTGCGCAAGCTCACCGACCTGATCGGGCGTACCGACCTGCTCGAGGTGCTCGAGGGGCAGACCAGCGCTCAGCGCAAGCTCGACCTGACGCCGCTGCTTGAGAACGACCACGTGCCGGCCGATGCGCCGCAGTTCTGCCGTGTGAGTCGCAACGTGCCCCATGATCCGGGTGCCAAGAACCTCGAGGTGCTCGAGGCGCTGCGTTCGGCGATCGACGACAAGTCCGGCGGAGAGTTCGACTTCACCATCACTAACTGCGATCGCAGCGTGGCGGCCATGACCTCCGGGGCCATTGCCAAGCGCTATGGCGAGGCCGGCCTCGAGGACGCGCCTATCACCGCGCGCTTCAAGGGCGTGGCCGGCCAGAGCTTCGGAGTGTGGAACGCTCGCGGCCTCAATCTGTATCTCGAGGGCGATGCCAACGACTACGTCGGCAAGGGCATGAACGGGGGGGCGATCACCATCGTCCCGCCACAGGGCAGTCACTTCGAGAGCCATCAGACGGCGATCATCGGCAATACCTGCCTGTATGGCGCCACCGGCGGCACCCTGTACGCCGCCGGTACCGCCGGCGAGCGCTTCGGGGTGCGCAACTCAGGCGCCACTGCCGTCATCGAAGGCGCCGGTGATCACTGCTGCGAGTACATGACAGGCGGCCTGGTCACGGTGCTCGGCGAGACCGGCGTCAACTTCGGCGCGGGCATGACCGGCGGTTTCGCCTACGTGATCGACGAGGATCGTACCTTCGTCGACAAGTACAACCATGAACTGGTGGAGATCCACCGGATCAATACCGAAGCCATGGAGGCGTACCGGCGCCACCTGAGGGAGGTCATCGAGGACTATGTCGCCACCACCGGCTCGGCGCGGGGTGCGGCGATTCTCGAGGACTTCGGCCACTTCATCCGCCACTTCTGGCTGGTGAAGCCCAAGGCCGCGAGTCTTGGCAGTTTGCTCGCCGAGTCCCGGCGGCGACCCGAGTAA